From one Phocoena sinus isolate mPhoSin1 chromosome 6, mPhoSin1.pri, whole genome shotgun sequence genomic stretch:
- the ZBTB26 gene encoding zinc finger and BTB domain-containing protein 26 encodes MSERSDLLHFKFENYGDSMLQKMNKLREENKFCDVTVLIDDIEVQGHKIVFAAGSPFLRDQFLLNDSREVKISILQSSEVGRQLLLSCYSGVLEFPEMELVNYLTAASFLQMSHIVERCTQALWKFIKPKQPMDSKEGCEPQSASPQSKEHQGDARGSPKQDSPCIHPSEDSMDMEDSDIQIVKVESIGDVSEVRSKKDQNQFISSEPTALHSSEPQHSLINSTVENRVSEIEQNHLHNYALSYTGSDNIIMASKDVFGPNIRGVDKGLQWHHQCPKCTRVFRHLENYANHLKMHKLFMCLLCGKTFTQKGNLHRHMRVHAGIKPFQCKICGKTFSQKCSLQDHLNLHSGDKPHKCNYCDMVFAHKPVLRKHLKQLHGKNSFDNANERNVQDLTVDFDSFACTTVTDSKGCQPQPDATQVLDAGKLAQAVLNLRNDSTCVN; translated from the coding sequence ATGTCTGAAAGATCAGATCTCCTTCACTTCAAGTTTGAAAATTATGGAGATTCAATGttacaaaaaatgaacaaattaagagaagagaataaattttGTGATGTTACAGTTCTCATAGATGATATTGAGGTACAGGGGCATAAAATTGTGTTTGCTGCAGGTTCCCCCTTCTTAAGAGACCAATTTTTACTGAACGATTCCAGAGAGGTGAAAATCTCCATATTACAGAGTTCCGAAGTGGGGAGACAATTGCTCTTATCCTGttacagtggtgtgctggaaTTCCCTGAGATGGAACTGGTAAATTACTTGACGGCTGCGAGTTTTCTTCAGATGAGCCACATTGTAGAACGGTGCACACAGGCCTTGTGGAAGTTTATAAAGCCAAAACAACCAATGGATAGTAAAGAGGGATGTGAACCGCAGAGTGCTTCTCCCCAGTCAAAAGAACATCAGGGAGATGCCAGAGGCTCCCCAAAGCAGGACTCACCTTGTATCCATCCATCTGAAGACAGTATGGATATGGAGGACAGTGATATTCAGATTGTTAAGGTAGAATCTATTGGGGATGTATCAGAGGTTAGAAGTAAAAAAGATCAGAACCAGTTTATTTCTTCTGAACCCACTGCTTTACATTCATCAGAGCCCCAGCACTCCCTGATAAATTCAACTGTGGAAAACAGAGTAAGTGAAATAGAACAAAACCACCTCCACAATTATGCCCTGTCTTACACAGGCAGTGATAACATCATCATGGCCTCAAAAGATGTCTTTGGGCCTAATATTCGAGGTGTAGACAAAGGCCTACAGTGGCATCACCAATGCCCAAAGTGTACCAGGGTGTTTCGTCACCTGGAGAACTAcgccaaccatttaaaaatgcacaaactCTTTATGTGTCTACTCTGCGGCAAGACTTTTACTCAGAAAGGCAACCTTCATCGACACATGCGTGTGCATGCCGGCATTAAACCTTTCCAGTGTAAAATCTGTGGGAAAACCTTTTCTCAGAAGTGTTCCTTACAGGATCATCTTAACCTTCACAGTGGAGATAAGCCCCATAAGTGTAACTATTGTGACATGGTTTTTGCACATAAGCCAGTTTTGAGGAAACACCTTAAACAGCTGCATGGCAAAAACAGCTTTGATAATGCCAATGAAAGAAATGTGCAAGACCTCACAGTGGactttgattcttttgcatgtacaACAGTCACAGACTCTAAAGGGTGTCAGCCACAGCCTGATGCGACACAGGTCCTGGATGCAGGTAAACTGGCCCAAGCTGTCCTGAACTTAAGGAATGATAGTACTTGTGTGAATTGA
- the ZBTB6 gene encoding zinc finger and BTB domain-containing protein 6: protein MAAESDVLHFQFEQQGDVVLQKMNLLRQQNLFCDVSIYINDTEFQGHKVILAACSTFMRDQFLLTQSKHVRITILQSAEVGRKLLLSCYTGALEVKRKELLKYLTAASYLQMVHIVEKCTEALSKYLEIDLTMKNNNQHADLCQSSDPDVKNEEENSDKDCEIIEISEDSPVNIDFHVKEESNALQSAVESLTSERKEMKSPELSSVDIGFKDNEIRILHVESIGTGGVENGTLSQPCTSSKASMYFSETQHSLINSTVESRVAEVPGNQDQGLFCENTEGSHGTVNEIQNLEDAFSLRHQCPRCPRGFLHVENYLRHLKMHKLFLCLQCGKTFTQKKNLNRHIRGHMGIRPFQCTVCLKTFTAKSTLQDHLNIHSGDRPYKCHCCDMDFKHKSALKKHLTSVHGRSSGEKLPRHDLERQNRL from the coding sequence atggctgctgagtctgatGTTCTGCACTTCCAGTTTGAACAGCAAGGAGATGTAGTCTTGCAGAAAATGAATCTCTTGAGACAGCAGAATTTATTTTGTGATGTGTCAATTTATATTAATGACACTGAGTTCCAGGGGCACAAGGTGATCTTAGCTGCTTGCTCCACTTTTATGAGAGATCAGTTTTTACTCACGCAGTCAAAACATGTCAGAATCACCATCTTGCAGAGTGCCGAAGTTGGCAGAAAATTGTTGCTCTCTTGCTACACTGGAGCACTTGAAGTTAAAAGGAAAGAGCTTTTGAAATACTTGACTGCTGCTAGTTACCTTCAGATGGTTCACATTGTGGAAAAGTGCACAGAAGCTTTGTCAAAATATCTGGAAATTGATCTTACTATGAAAAATAACAATCAACATGCTGACCTGTGTCAATCCTCTGATCCAGATGttaagaatgaagaagaaaattcaGATAAAGACTGTGAGATCATTGAAATTTCAGAGGATAGTCCTGTAAACATAGATTTCCATGTTAAAGAAGAAAGCAATGCTTTACAGTCTGCAGTAGAGAGCTTGacatcagaaagaaaggaaatgaagtcacCAGAGCTGTCTTCAGTAGACATAGGTTTTAAAGACAATGAAATTCGTATCCTCCATGTGGAATCTATCGGTACTGGGGGTGTAGAAAATGGGACGTTATCACAGCCTTGTACCTCTTCAAAAGCAAGCATGTATTTCTCGGAAACACAGCATTCACTGATCAATTCTACAGTTGAGAGCAGAGTGGCAGAAGTTCCTGGGAATCAAGATCAGGGCTTATTTTGTGAGAATACTGAAGGAAGTCATGGTACAGTGAATGAGATTCAGAATCTAGAGGATGCTTTTTCCCTGAGGCACCAGTGCCCCCGGTGCCCTCGGGGGTTTCTTCACGTTGAAAACTATCTGCGCCACCTTAAGATGCATAAACTGTTCTTGTGCTTACAGTGTGGGAAAACgtttacacaaaagaaaaatctcaaccgGCACATTCGAGGGCACATGGGCATACGGCCCTTTCAGTGTACTGTATGCCTGAAGACATTTACTGCTAAAAGCACACTTCAGGACCACTTGAACATACACAGTGGGGATCGGCCATACAAATGCCACTGTTGTGACATGGATTTCAAGCACAAATCTGCTCTCAAAAAGCACTTAACCTCTGTCCATGGCAGAAGCAGTGGCGAAAAACTACCCAGGCATGATCTGGAAAGGCAAAATCGACTATAA